Sequence from the Clostridium butyricum genome:
CGTATACATAACACAGATAAAATAGAAAGAGGTGATATTATAGTTTTTAATTCTGATGAATTAAAAAAGAGACTTATAAAGAGAGTTATTGGACTTCCGGGGGACCACATTGTAATACATGATGGAATCATAAATATAAATGGCTCTGATATTAAAGAGGATTATGTGAAAAATAATGAAAAATATGATGGAGAATTTTTTGTTCCTAATGAAAAATATTTTTTTTTAGGAGATAATCGTGCACATTCAGATGATGCAAGATTGTGGAGTAATCCATATATAGATAAAGAAGATATTGAAGGAAAAGCTATTTTTAGATTTTATCCTTTTAATAATTTTGGTTTGTTAAAGTAAAGAAAAATTGTTAGTTATGTTGCTAGAAATAATGATTTGTTAAATATAGTAAATATCATTTGATTTTTAGTGTAGAAATACAATTTTAAAATGGATTACTATATACTTGTATTGAGCTCATGCATGAAGGAAAATCAATAACTGTGAATGATGTTATTATAGATATTGGTGCATTTCATTTAAAGCAGGAAATGGTGTAAAAAAATCATACAAAAACTATGGTGTGAAAATGGTGTGAAATAATAAAAACACCAGCATATTTAGTTACCTAAAAGCTGATGTTTATTGCAATGGTGACCCATACGGGAATCGTAAGTATCTATTTGTAGTAACAATCAATAATTAATACATAAGGCTACGCTACTACATTTAAGCTCTGTTTTGATGTTTTTGAGATATGATAATTGTTACTCCCTTAGCAACAATTAAAGTAACAAAAATCAAAAAATAAATTTAAAGAAACAATTTTGAAAAAGAATCATAATATATAATAGCAATTATAATATATGATTGCTATTATATATTATATTGCAATTTTTATTATAAATTTTATATATTTCGTGTATTTTATATGAAATTATGTATTCACAAAACGAAAAATATGTTAAAATTATCGTATACAAAGATTGTTTAGTGAATATAAATGATAAAAACATGAAATAATATTATTATAATATAAAAAAGGTAGGTTGATGCATATGGCTACTAAGAGTATTTGTAAAAATGTCAATTTAAAAGACAAGACTCTTACAAGAGGTCTAGTAATAGCTTTGGAGAATGCCAGCAATAAGCAAGGAAAAGAAGTTCAAATGAGTAAATCGGTAAAAGAAATAAAAGGAAAAGATTTATTGAAAATCTTTAATTAGGTATTGATGACAGGATATAATTTAGTATCATTAAAAGAAATGGTTGAACAAATCGGAGAGGAGAAAACAAAAACTTTCCTCTCTGATTTTTATTGCCCTCAAAATCCAGACGTAGAAAAGTTTATAAGATATAAGGCACTTGAATTTAGTAAACAAAATATAGCACCAACGCACTTGGTATTTACATCTTATAAAGAAGAAATAAGATTAATAGGGTATTTTACATTAACTATAAAGAACTTCTATGTGGCAAAAAACAAATTGAGTAAGACTTTGGCAAAAAGAATAAGTAAATTTGGAACATATGATGAAAATATTAAAGGCTATAGTATACCAGCTCCATTGATAGCTCAACTAGGAAAAAATTTTAAAGATAATTTGAATACATTAATTACTGGTGATGAGCTATTAAAATTGGCTTGTGATAAAATAAAATCAATTCAAAGTGATATAGGCGGAAAAATTACATATTTAGAATGTGAAGATAAATCAAAATTAACTGATTTTTATGAATCAAATAGCTTTGTTAGATTTGGAAATAGACCTTTAGACAAAGACGAAAAAGACGATTTAAGCGGAGACTATTTAGTTCAGATGCTTAAATATTTAAATTAAATATACATAAAAAATAACAGAGTCAATATTATTATACTTAATATTAGCTCTGTTATTTTTTATTGAAACATATTATTAATTTTTTCATATTCTTTTTTATTTTTGTCTTTGTTTACCTCTGCATAGATAAGCATTGTCATTCTGATATCACTATGACCAGCCCAATCCATAACAGTACGTGGGTTAATATCTCGGCTTAAACAATTAGTAATAAAAATATGTCTTAAACTATGATAATGTAAATCTGTTTTTATTCCAGCTCTTTTTAATGCGGCTTTTAAATGTCTGCTAGGTTGCTTATTATCTATATAATTTCCATTTTCCCTGCAGAAGATTAATTTATTATCAAAATATAACTCACCATATTTCAATTTATTTGTCATGTTAGATTTTATAAGAGTTTTAATTATAGGTTTTAGCATTGTTGGAAGAGGTACTTCTCGTATACTGCTTTTTGTTTTTGGTTTGAATACTTTATATTCATATATTTTTGTACCTTTTTTATCACGTTCACCAGTCCACACATATTTTGCAGATTTATTTATATTGATTGACATATTATTAAAATCAATATCATTTATTTGAAGTGCAAGAGCTTCACCTAAACGTAAGCCACACATTAAACTTATTAATATCAATCCTTCTAATGAATCATTTTTGAGAGCTTCAATTAATTTCTTTTGCTCTTCTTCTGGGATATAATTTTCTTTTACGTCTTCAACATCATTATTTTTAGGCAATATAATTTCTTCTACTGGATTAACTTTAATTTTATTTATTGATTTTGCATATTTAAAGCAATTTCTTAAACAACTTTTTAAAGTAGTTATTTGTGATACTGTATGATTTTCAAGAAGCTTATTAATGATTTTTTGCAAATACAATGTATCAATTTCAGTTAATCGAGCATCATTTAAGCCTTTATTGGGCTTAATATAATTTCGATATATCCCCTCCCACTTCTCAAATGTAGAAGGTTTTAAAGATTGCTTTTTGATATTCCATATCCAATCATAATAAAAATTTCCTAAAGTAGAATGGTCAGAACTATTTGTATAGGAATCTT
This genomic interval carries:
- the lepB gene encoding signal peptidase I; this translates as MRGKVIMKKILKDWIMPILLAIMIAIVIKKVLFFNVYVPTPSMVPTINKDDKLLVTRIHNTDKIERGDIIVFNSDELKKRLIKRVIGLPGDHIVIHDGIININGSDIKEDYVKNNEKYDGEFFVPNEKYFFLGDNRAHSDDARLWSNPYIDKEDIEGKAIFRFYPFNNFGLLK
- a CDS encoding tyrosine-type recombinase/integrase — protein: MAKRSGGEGSSRWVTRNGKKYWCITITIGYDPLTGKQKRKAIYGKTQTEAKAKLKEYQDSYTNSSDHSTLGNFYYDWIWNIKKQSLKPSTFEKWEGIYRNYIKPNKGLNDARLTEIDTLYLQKIINKLLENHTVSQITTLKSCLRNCFKYAKSINKIKVNPVEEIILPKNNDVEDVKENYIPEEEQKKLIEALKNDSLEGLILISLMCGLRLGEALALQINDIDFNNMSININKSAKYVWTGERDKKGTKIYEYKVFKPKTKSSIREVPLPTMLKPIIKTLIKSNMTNKLKYGELYFDNKLIFCRENGNYIDNKQPSRHLKAALKRAGIKTDLHYHSLRHIFITNCLSRDINPRTVMDWAGHSDIRMTMLIYAEVNKDKNKKEYEKINNMFQ